One window from the genome of Leptospira johnsonii encodes:
- the rpmC gene encoding 50S ribosomal protein L29 codes for MKKIKLAELKDAEILAQLEDARKIIRTARFQYGVARSLENPKVITNAKKKIARLLTIQRNRELAAKPGSTKARRYTRATRKTQALAKSNASAKKTAKGTN; via the coding sequence GTGAAAAAGATCAAACTCGCAGAATTGAAAGACGCAGAAATTTTAGCACAATTGGAAGACGCTCGTAAGATCATTCGTACGGCTCGTTTCCAATATGGAGTGGCTCGTTCTCTGGAGAACCCGAAGGTGATCACTAACGCGAAGAAAAAGATCGCGCGCCTTCTGACCATCCAAAGGAACAGAGAGTTAGCTGCAAAGCCTGGTTCTACTAAAGCCAGACGTTATACAAGAGCGACTCGTAAGACACAAGCTTTAGCAAAATCGAATGCTTCTGCAAAGAAGACAGCTAAAGGAACGAACTGA
- the rpsQ gene encoding 30S ribosomal protein S17 has protein sequence METAKKQIKKSLLSEGKVVSTAMDKTLVMLVEARKTHPKFKKIVRRTIKMKVHDEKNECQVGDRILAIETRPLSREKRHRLFKIVEKAK, from the coding sequence ATGGAAACTGCAAAGAAGCAAATAAAAAAATCACTTCTGAGCGAAGGTAAAGTCGTGAGCACCGCTATGGATAAAACCCTGGTGATGCTTGTAGAAGCTCGTAAGACTCACCCTAAGTTTAAGAAGATCGTTCGTAGAACCATTAAAATGAAGGTTCATGACGAAAAAAATGAATGCCAAGTAGGAGATAGAATTCTGGCGATTGAAACCAGACCTCTATCCCGTGAAAAGCGTCACCGTTTATTTAAGATCGTAGAAAAGGCAAAGTAA
- the rplX gene encoding 50S ribosomal protein L24 has protein sequence MSKLTYRGSEYTKFKSIRLHKDDEVVVIAGKEKGKRGKILVIDKKRDRVVVEGLNKRKRFLRPTQENPQGGIVEVEAPMHISNVMFYDSKKKKGVRLGYQENKGKKVRVSKPDGKEI, from the coding sequence ATGTCTAAGCTGACGTATCGGGGATCCGAATATACAAAATTCAAGTCCATTCGCCTGCACAAAGATGACGAAGTAGTAGTCATCGCAGGAAAAGAGAAAGGTAAAAGAGGCAAGATCCTAGTTATCGATAAGAAAAGGGATCGTGTAGTAGTAGAAGGACTGAACAAACGTAAACGTTTCTTAAGACCTACCCAAGAAAACCCTCAAGGTGGCATCGTAGAAGTGGAAGCTCCAATGCATATTTCCAACGTAATGTTCTACGATTCCAAGAAGAAGAAGGGAGTTCGTCTGGGCTACCAAGAGAATAAAGGTAAAAAAGTCCGTGTTTCTAAGCCGGACGGGAAAGAGATCTAA
- the rplN gene encoding 50S ribosomal protein L14 encodes MIQQETILQVADNSGIKRVMCIKVLGGSKKRYASVGDEIIVAVKDAQPAYGLKDSTGKKVHNKAVQRAVVVRTKKEIRRPDGSYIRFDDNAVAIIDDKGNPKGTRIFGPVARELRDKKYAKIISLAPEVL; translated from the coding sequence ATGATCCAACAGGAAACCATCCTCCAAGTCGCCGATAACTCCGGAATCAAAAGAGTTATGTGTATTAAAGTCTTAGGAGGCTCTAAGAAACGTTACGCCTCCGTAGGAGACGAGATCATCGTCGCCGTTAAAGACGCACAGCCAGCTTATGGTTTGAAGGATTCCACGGGGAAGAAGGTCCATAACAAGGCCGTCCAACGCGCAGTAGTCGTTAGAACTAAAAAAGAGATCCGTCGTCCGGATGGTTCTTATATTCGTTTCGACGATAACGCAGTCGCAATTATCGACGACAAAGGAAACCCGAAAGGGACCCGTATTTTCGGGCCAGTAGCTCGCGAACTTCGCGATAAAAAATACGCTAAGATCATCTCCCTAGCGCCGGAGGTTTTATAA